The genomic region GAGCTCCAGGTTCTGAAGTGCGTCGGCGGTGAGCGGGGCGCTGGCGCGCAGACCCAGCGCGGTGGCCTCCACCTCGGGGCGATGGCCGTGAAGGCGGCGCTCGCCAAGGTGATCGTCGAGCAACGCCCAGTCCAGGTGCAACCTCGGCGCGCTGGTGGGGGGCAGAGCCTGGCCGTCGGCGCTCAGGGTTACCCCCCAGCGTCCGGCGTTGGAGGTCCGCAGGGAGCGCTCGCTGCGCTCGACCTGGGTCGTGGCAAAACGCGCCTCGCGCTCACGCAGCGCCGCGCGCGGGTTATAAAGATCGCGCACCACCAGCCAGTCGATGAGCTCACCCTGGGCCTGGCTGGCGGCGTGGTGGGCGTCGAGCAAGAGCGCGTGCCAGTCCAGCGCGCGCTCTTCCGCGCGTGTGGGATCTTCGCGGGGAGCGCGGCGCAGATGCTCCTGAACCGCGTCGAGAAACTCGTTGCGCTGACGCGCTCGCAGCCCGGCGCGCTCATGGCGGTAAAGCTCTCGCCGCAGCGCCAGAATCTCGGCAGCGCTAAAGCGCAGAGGTTCAAGCTGGGCGCGCTCTTCAAACTCTAAGAGCGTCGCTTCCACCAGCTGCAACTCCGAGGTCTCCAGGGCGATGAAGGCGTCGTAGAGCCCGGCGGCTTCATCGGCCAGCTCGGGCGCCCGGGAGATGAGCGCCTCGAGAGGAGAGAGCAGGTCGTCGTAGCGGCCCGCGCGAAGATCGGGGGGACCGCGGCGCAGCGCATCAATCACCACCGCGAGCTCTTCGGGCGCGGCCGGGTGCATTACGAAGCGCGCGGCGATCGCCTCAATGCGCTCGCTTGCCAGGATGGCCCGCTCCTCAGCGCTGAGCACGTCGGCGTCGGGCTTACTCAGGAGCGGCTCGCCAGTGTCGGTGGTGACGCCGGCCAGGATGTCGAGCACCTCGGTGGGCATCGCAAAGACCTTGCGCGGCAGGGGCTCCTCCCGGTCGAGGGCCGGGCCGATAAGATCGATCAGAAACGACGCGCAGTTATGCGTGGTGAAGAAGTAGGGGTAGGCAAAACGCCGCTCCACCTCCCAGATGCGCTCCAGGAGCTGGCGGGTCTGCTGCTTGCTGAGCGCGAGCGGGTAGCGCCGAAGCGTGCGCTGCTCCAGCTGCAGGTAGGTGCGGTCGATGCCCCGGAAGGTCGAGAGGTCGAAGACGGCCAGAAACCCGCCGGCCATGCCTTCGAGCACAAAGCGCAAGGGGTGAATGTCGGAGTCGGTCACCGCCCCGAATTGATAGACATACTCAAAGCCCTGGCTGCGGAAGAGCTCGGCGGAGCGATGTCTCACGTGGATCAATAAATGGCCGAAGAGCGACTCGGGCCGATCGGTGCGCTCGGCGGCAAAGAGCACGTCGACGCCCATCAGGTTGTCGACGTCGGCCCAGCGCTCAAAGGCGGGGCAGTCGTAGGTGGCCGGATCATCGGCGCGCCAGGTGCCCTGCCGCCACTGCGGGTCGAGGTCGTCGAAGAAGTCGGCCAGCACCCGGTTGCGGGTGAACTCCTGGCAGCTAAATGTCAGATCGGGGGAGTAGACCGGGGTGCCCAGCTGCGGGTCGAGCTCGATGAGATCTTCTTCGCGAAAGAAAAAAGCCTCGGCGCTGGTCACGAAGTCGAGGTGGGCGGAGCCTTTGCCCAGGGGGCGCAGGTAGCCGTGGAGGTCGCGGTTGCGTGGGCGGGCGCCGGCATCATCCCAGCCGTTGATGGAGCGCCAGCGGTAGGTTTGACTCAACGCGTGGGCCTTGTCGGCACGCGCGACCAGCGCGTGGGCGATTGCGCGCTGGCGCCAGAGGCGCTGGCGAGCCGGTCGCGTCAGCGCGCGCTGGCGATCCAGCGGGCCGTCGGTCTCCATCAAGACCATGTCGTAAATATAAAAAGTGCGGCCGTCTTCGGAGAAGGTCGGGCAGGCCTCCGTGTAGCGGCCGATGCCGAAGAGGCAGGGGCGAGTACGGCGTTGCAGGTACAGGGGCTCGGAGGCATCGGGGCGAAGCACCGCCGGGATGTGAGCGGCGGCCTGCGCCAGCATATCGAGCTCGCCGGGCAGCCAGGGCCCGGGCTCGGCGAAGATGTGGGAGGACGCCAGCGCCTCAACCGCCCGGGGCGCGTCATCTGGCCAGGAGGCGGGCTCCCGCGGCGGTGGCGCGCTGGCGCAGGCCACGTGTAAAAGCGCGCCCAGCGTCAGCAGGGCCAGAAGCGGGAGGGTAGAACGCGACATCTCAGTCCAGAGGGGGGAGCGACATATGGGCCTGTGTGATGATGCCCGTTCGGCGCGCCTGACGCCACAGGCCGGGATAGGACTTGGTGACGCAGCCGGCCTGAGTAAGTGTCAGCGCCTCGGTGTTCACAAGCGCGAGCGCGCACATCGAGAGGCGATGATCGCCGTGGGTCTCAAATCGCGCGTCTCGGGCGGGCTCGCCGGCCTGCGGCCCCACTTCAAAGCCGTCTTCGGTGGGCGAGATGGTCAGCCCCACGGCGGCCATCGCGTCGGCCAGGGCGTCGATGCGGTTGCTCTCTTTATGGCGAAGATGCGCCGCGCCAGAGATGCGAACGCCCACAGGCAGGCGCGCGGCAAGAGCCGCGAGGACGGGCGCGAGGTCGGGAGCGTCGGAAAGATCGACGTCGATGATGTCGCCCGCAGGGTGCTTTTTGAGCGTCTGCGCAAGCGCTGCAAAACGGGCGTCGGGATGATCTTCGCCCGCGGGCTCCGGAGGCGAAAAGCCTCTGAGGAGCGCATGGATTGCGTGCCAGACGACCGCCGCGCTGGCGTCGCGCGAAAGCTCCAGTCGCACTGGCTCGGCTATTGTGGGGCCCGGGCTGAGGCGCAGCTCGCCAGGGCTGAGCTCGTCGATCTGAACGCCGACCTGCCGCAACGCGTCCAGCGTAAGATCGAAGTAGGTCTGGCTGGGCCAGGGTTTGGGGCCGGTGCGCTCGAGCACAAAGGTGTGGCCGGCGGCGGCCAGAAGCGCCAACGCCGAGCCATACTGCGACGAGGGCGCCGCCGCCACCCGAAGGCGCTCCGGGTGGGTCTGCCACCCGCGCACCTCAAAGCCATCGTCGGTCGCCCGGATCTGCGCGCCCCCCTCCACCAGCGCGTCGATGAGCGGCTGGTGGGGGCGCTGCAAGAGCCCTGGCGCAAAGCGCAGGCGCGTGATGCCCGGGCGCGTGGCGGCCGCCGCCAGCGCAAAGCGTCCGCCGGTGGCTCCTTCACCCAGGTAGAGGTCGAGCTCGGTGTGGGCGTCTTCGGCCATCGCCTCAAGCGCGGCCGCGGTCAGGCGCACATCATCGGGGGGCGTCGCATCGACGGTGTCGAAATCGACCGGGGCGTGGCGCAACGCCTGGATCACGGCAAAGCGCTGCGCCCGCGACTTATCCACCGGAAGGCGCGGCATGTGGCCTGTGGGCTCGCCGAGCCAGATTGTGAGCTCGCGTTTTTGCCAGACTTCATAAACCTCGATGAGCGCCTCCCACCACTGCTCGGCGTCCCAGGCGGTGGTCAGCTCGGGGCGCCCGGGGCCGCGCAGTCCGATGGAGATGAGGCGGCCCTCGCGGCGCTTCTTGTCACCGCGCAACTTCGCCACAAAACGCGTGCGGGTGGCGTCGTCGAACGAAAAGGGGAGGGGGCGCAGCAGCGGGTCGAGGTGCGCCAGCAGACGGGTGGCCTGGGCGCGCTCCAGCCCCAGGTCGCGGTGGCTTAAGAGGGCGCAGGCCGCCATCCCCCAGGCCACGGCCGGGCCGTGGGCAAGCCCTCCGAACGCCTCGATGCCGTGGCCGGCGGTATGCCCCAGATTCAAAAAGGTGCGAATCCCGCGCTGCTCCCGCGGATCTTCGCTGACAATGCGAAGTTTCAGCGCGATGGCCTGCTCGATCACCTCATCAAGCATCGAGCCCGCTTCGCTCACCGGGGCGGCCAGCAACTTCTGGAGGGTGGCGGGATCGTCGAAATGCGCCAGCGCCGGCGCATCGTCGAGCCACAGCGCTTTGAGCGCCTCCACCATCCCGGCCTCCCGCTCATCGAGGGGAAGTGAAGCCAGGAGCTCGCGGCAGATCACCACCCGCGACGCCACATAAAAACTACCCAGCTGGTTTTTATGTTCGCCGAGGTTCAGAGCCGTCTTTCCGCCGTGGGCCGAGTCCACCATCGCCAGCAGCGTGGAGGGCACATGCCAGAGCTCCACGCCGCGCCAGAGCACGCTGGCCAGAAACCCCACCGCGTCGCCCAGCGAGCCGCCGCCCACGCCGATAAGGACCATCGGGCGCGTGGAGCGACGCGCAAGCACCGCCTCGGCAAGCTCTCCCAGGCGCGCCAGGGTCTTTAAGCCCTCACCGGCCTCCACCACGATGGGCTCGGGCAGCTGTGTGAGCACGTCGGCCGGGAGGTTGGCGTCGGCGATGACCACGCTGTGGTCGGGAAAGGCAAGATCGCGAAGCGACGAGACGACATCAAGGGTGGGGAGCATCGGCAAAAACACCTGGGAAGGTACGACTTAAAGCAGCGGGCTGAGCAGGCGCGCAAAGCCCTCAAGGAGGCGAGTGCGGTAGGGACGCGTGCGGTGGGCGTCGAGCTCAATCTCGGTGGAGCGGCTCTGGGTTTCAAGGAAAAGTCGGCACATCTGGCGGTTGAGCGGGTGGCTGTCCAGCACGCAGTTCGCCTCGAAGTTGAGCCGAAAGCTGCGGATGTCCATGTTGGCGCTCCCCATAAAGACGTGGTCGCGGTCGTGGACGATGAGCTTGGCGTGCAATACCCGGTCGCGGTACTCGAAGATGCGCACGCCCACCTCCAGAAGTCCCTCCCAGTAGGAGCGGCCGGCGTGCTGGGTAATGGGCACGTCGCTCTGCTGGGGCACGATGATGCGCACGTCGACCCCGCGCATCGAGGCGGTCTGCAACGCGGCCATAATCGCGCTGTCGGGCACGAAGTAGGGCGTGATCAGGTAGAGGCGTTCGGTGGCCGAGGTGATGGCCAGAAAGAACATCTTGTGAATCGTATCCAGGGTGTCGTCCGGGCCGCTGGCGACGACGCGGGCGACGGTGGGGATGGCGCGAGGTTCGGGTTCGGGTGCGCTCTCGGACGTAGTCTGGCCCTCCGGATCGTCCTCGGCTTCGGTCGCAATGCCGGAGGGGGCGTGGCTGGAAAGTCCACTGAAATAGCGCTCTTCAGCGAGGTCTTCGCCGGTGGCAAAGTGCCAGTCTTCGGCAAAAACCTCCTGGAGCTGGTAGACGACCGGGCCGCGCAGCTCGACGGCCATATCGAACCAGTCGAGGTAGTCGTCGGCGATGTTGACCCCGCCGGTAAAACCCACCTCCCCGTCGATGATGAGCAGCTTGCGGTGGTTGCGGAAGTTGACGCGCAGGCGGCGCTCTAAAAGGCGCACCGGCAGGAAGGGGGCGGCGCTGGCGCCGGCGTCAAGGAGCGGCTTGATGAACTGGCGGCGGATGCTTGAGGAGCCGATGGCGTCGTAGAGGATGCGCACCTCCACGCCGGCGCGGGCGCGCTCGGCCAGAAGATCGCGGAAACGCTCACCGGTGTGGTCTTCGCGCCAGATGAAGAACTCGAAATGAATGTGGTCTTTGGCCGCCCGGATGGCGTCCTCAAAGGCGTCGAACGCCACCGCCGAGGTGGGCAGGGGGCGGGCGAGGTTGTCGCGGGTCGGCGGGAAGATCCCGTGCTCATCGTGAAGGACCAGGTTTCGGGCCGGGGAGACCGCGGAGAGCGGGCTGAGGGGGCTGTCGGCGGCGATCTTTGCCTCGTCGTCGGAGCCCCGGGCCAGGTCATGAAAGGATCGCGAGATGCGCGCCTGGGCGCGCGAGCGTCGTCGTTTTCGCCGCCGCATATGGTTGCGACCGATGATCCACCAGAGCGCCGCGCCGATAAAAGGCATCGCCAGAAGCGTCAGGATCCAGGCCAGCGCGGCCATCGGGCGTGTGCCCCGCTGCAGAAGTACGGTGGGAATGAAGGCGATCCCCAGCACACGACCGCTCCAGGCGACGGTCGTCCACCAGGTCCAGTTCCACTCGAAGGTCGCGGGATCAAAGCCGGGAAAAAATTCGAACATGGCTCGCCGCCGCAGGCAGGGGGTTAAGGTTTGGCCGGGTCTGAGCACGGGGAATGAAGCGCTTGTGGCACGGCCCGCCGCGGCGCGCAACCCACAGCGCACGTGTGAAGTTTGCACGGCGCGGCTGCGGTTGCCGCTTATGCGGGTGTCGCGCTAAGTTCGTGCGGTCGGACACAACAGTGGCGGAGCGCACCGGAGCAGAGGTTTCGGGCGGCGACCGCCGGCGCAGGCCACGTCGATTGAGGATGGTGAGGTGTTTATGTCGAAGCCCGGATACCACGACCGCACCAACGCGCCCATTGAGTGTCCGCTCAAAAAGAGTGTGATCGCCTGGGCGCGCTGCAAGGAGTATCGCAGTGAATATAAGTGCCTCTGCAAAGAGGCCCGCGATCGTTTGCGCATTAAGGGGGAAGGCAAAGAGGCGTTTGAAGAGAAGTTGCGCGAGATTCGTCGACCCATCCCCGACGAGCCCCAGGGCTGGTCAGTGGAGAGGCAGACGCGTTTTTATCTGATCCACGACGAGCACGGTGAGCTCGTACACCGCGCCACCAATCAGGCTGAGTGCGCCCATTTCCTGGAGCTCGCCGCCCGCGCCCGCGCCCTCGAAGAAGAAAATGAGCGGCTGTGGGCGCTGCTCGAAGAGGAACTTCTGGGCCAGGACAACCCCTGGGACCAGGTTGATGAGATGCTGACCGAAGACTCGGCGGCGTACGAAGAGGAGTAGGTTGTATGAAGATGGATGGATGGAAGTTAAAGGCGGGCGGCGCGGCCGCCGGGCTGGGCGCGATGGTAGCGGCCACCCTTGCGTTGGGAACATCGACGGGCTGTGAAGCGCTCAGCGCGAGCTGCTCTCAGGTCGAGGGCGAGTATGAGGAGGCGGTGCGCGCCGAAGGCGCGCTGGGCGAGCTCGATCCGCAGGGGGCTCCGCAGATCGCAATGGCGCTGCGCATGGACATGGTCAACGACCTGGCCAACCGCGTGCTCTCCACGGTACTTACCGAGACGCTGAATTTTCAGGGCACGATCCCGGTCAGCGGCACGCAGGGGCTGGACTTCAGCGTGCAGCGCCCCAGCCTGGCGGTGGAGCTTGAGGCCTCGAACGCCTGCGATACCTGCGTGCGCATGAAGGGGGACTGGGGCGGCAACTTCGGCGTGGACATCCCCGTGATCGGGCGCCAGTCCAGCGCGCTCAACGGCAGCGTCGACTGGACCGTTCCCCTCAGCGTGGAGCGCGACGCCAATGGCGAGGTCGCCATCTACTTCGATTCGCCGGCCGCAGTGCGCCTGGGCGCGCCGCGCATCACCGGCAGCATCGCGGCGTTGCCCTCCAGCTGGGCGAGCACGCTGGAGCCGGCGCTGATGAACCTTGTGCAAGAGCGCCTGGCCGATCAGGTGCCGAAGGTGCGCATTGCCGGCTACGCGATGCCCAACTTCGGGGTGGCCGGGCTGGAGTTTACGCCTTCGGTCTTCAAGCTCGACAACCGCTCCAACGCGCTGATTCTGGGCATTCGCACCAACCTCGATGCGCCCGGCTCCGAGGCCGCCGCGCTGGGCTCGGCCTTACAGCTTGGCGAGGGCCAGAACGTGGCGCTGGGCGTGCAGCCCGGACTTATCGTGGAAGGTGTGCGCCTGGCGATGCGCGAAGGCAAGGTGGCGCGCCGCTACACCCTGG from Lujinxingia vulgaris harbors:
- a CDS encoding lipoprotein N-acyltransferase Lnb domain-containing protein → MSRSTLPLLALLTLGALLHVACASAPPPREPASWPDDAPRAVEALASSHIFAEPGPWLPGELDMLAQAAAHIPAVLRPDASEPLYLQRRTRPCLFGIGRYTEACPTFSEDGRTFYIYDMVLMETDGPLDRQRALTRPARQRLWRQRAIAHALVARADKAHALSQTYRWRSINGWDDAGARPRNRDLHGYLRPLGKGSAHLDFVTSAEAFFFREEDLIELDPQLGTPVYSPDLTFSCQEFTRNRVLADFFDDLDPQWRQGTWRADDPATYDCPAFERWADVDNLMGVDVLFAAERTDRPESLFGHLLIHVRHRSAELFRSQGFEYVYQFGAVTDSDIHPLRFVLEGMAGGFLAVFDLSTFRGIDRTYLQLEQRTLRRYPLALSKQQTRQLLERIWEVERRFAYPYFFTTHNCASFLIDLIGPALDREEPLPRKVFAMPTEVLDILAGVTTDTGEPLLSKPDADVLSAEERAILASERIEAIAARFVMHPAAPEELAVVIDALRRGPPDLRAGRYDDLLSPLEALISRAPELADEAAGLYDAFIALETSELQLVEATLLEFEERAQLEPLRFSAAEILALRRELYRHERAGLRARQRNEFLDAVQEHLRRAPREDPTRAEERALDWHALLLDAHHAASQAQGELIDWLVVRDLYNPRAALREREARFATTQVERSERSLRTSNAGRWGVTLSADGQALPPTSAPRLHLDWALLDDHLGERRLHGHRPEVEATALGLRASAPLTADALQNLELDFTLFRYISIATPRAGSRRGFTDRFGWALELDARHIAGELPMRAHGFFGLVLPIARSDSGTSLLALGAGPALDLNVGRTETAGLAGGQAYLLARAHLGGYYANALDVRVRHAELFNILNLHSERNLSARLGVTLTLALGPHAMLFQPYSKLEYVSGAFAAGSERTDLEFGLRLELVRDAF
- a CDS encoding 3-dehydroquinate synthase family protein, encoding MLPTLDVVSSLRDLAFPDHSVVIADANLPADVLTQLPEPIVVEAGEGLKTLARLGELAEAVLARRSTRPMVLIGVGGGSLGDAVGFLASVLWRGVELWHVPSTLLAMVDSAHGGKTALNLGEHKNQLGSFYVASRVVICRELLASLPLDEREAGMVEALKALWLDDAPALAHFDDPATLQKLLAAPVSEAGSMLDEVIEQAIALKLRIVSEDPREQRGIRTFLNLGHTAGHGIEAFGGLAHGPAVAWGMAACALLSHRDLGLERAQATRLLAHLDPLLRPLPFSFDDATRTRFVAKLRGDKKRREGRLISIGLRGPGRPELTTAWDAEQWWEALIEVYEVWQKRELTIWLGEPTGHMPRLPVDKSRAQRFAVIQALRHAPVDFDTVDATPPDDVRLTAAALEAMAEDAHTELDLYLGEGATGGRFALAAAATRPGITRLRFAPGLLQRPHQPLIDALVEGGAQIRATDDGFEVRGWQTHPERLRVAAAPSSQYGSALALLAAAGHTFVLERTGPKPWPSQTYFDLTLDALRQVGVQIDELSPGELRLSPGPTIAEPVRLELSRDASAAVVWHAIHALLRGFSPPEPAGEDHPDARFAALAQTLKKHPAGDIIDVDLSDAPDLAPVLAALAARLPVGVRISGAAHLRHKESNRIDALADAMAAVGLTISPTEDGFEVGPQAGEPARDARFETHGDHRLSMCALALVNTEALTLTQAGCVTKSYPGLWRQARRTGIITQAHMSLPPLD
- a CDS encoding phospholipase D-like domain-containing protein — protein: MFEFFPGFDPATFEWNWTWWTTVAWSGRVLGIAFIPTVLLQRGTRPMAALAWILTLLAMPFIGAALWWIIGRNHMRRRKRRRSRAQARISRSFHDLARGSDDEAKIAADSPLSPLSAVSPARNLVLHDEHGIFPPTRDNLARPLPTSAVAFDAFEDAIRAAKDHIHFEFFIWREDHTGERFRDLLAERARAGVEVRILYDAIGSSSIRRQFIKPLLDAGASAAPFLPVRLLERRLRVNFRNHRKLLIIDGEVGFTGGVNIADDYLDWFDMAVELRGPVVYQLQEVFAEDWHFATGEDLAEERYFSGLSSHAPSGIATEAEDDPEGQTTSESAPEPEPRAIPTVARVVASGPDDTLDTIHKMFFLAITSATERLYLITPYFVPDSAIMAALQTASMRGVDVRIIVPQQSDVPITQHAGRSYWEGLLEVGVRIFEYRDRVLHAKLIVHDRDHVFMGSANMDIRSFRLNFEANCVLDSHPLNRQMCRLFLETQSRSTEIELDAHRTRPYRTRLLEGFARLLSPLL